One Leptolyngbya subtilissima AS-A7 genomic window carries:
- a CDS encoding F0F1 ATP synthase subunit B', whose protein sequence is MMNFVWLLAVETAEAVEEGGGLFDLDATLPLMAVQFVLLAVALNILFYKPLGKVLDERDGYISSNQVDAAERLAKAEQIAKQYQQELAETRRQAQAVIAEAQEEAQKIAAQTVATAQQEAQAQREQVQRELDEQKNQAMATLEQQVDGLSQQILDKLLGSLAA, encoded by the coding sequence ATGATGAATTTTGTTTGGTTACTGGCGGTTGAAACCGCCGAGGCAGTTGAGGAAGGCGGTGGTCTTTTTGACCTGGATGCTACTCTGCCGCTGATGGCCGTACAGTTTGTGCTGCTAGCGGTAGCGCTCAACATATTGTTTTACAAGCCCCTGGGCAAAGTCTTAGACGAGCGCGACGGTTACATTAGTTCCAACCAGGTTGATGCGGCAGAGCGTTTGGCCAAAGCTGAGCAAATTGCCAAACAGTATCAGCAAGAACTGGCCGAAACCCGCCGCCAAGCCCAAGCGGTGATTGCCGAAGCCCAGGAAGAAGCGCAAAAGATTGCGGCTCAAACCGTTGCTACGGCTCAGCAAGAGGCCCAAGCCCAGCGAGAGCAGGTGCAGCGGGAACTAGATGAGCAGAAGAATCAGGCCATGGCTACCCTGGAGCAACAGGTAGATGGGCTGAGCCAACAGATTTTGGACAAGCTGCTGGGTTCTTTGGCGGCCTAA
- a CDS encoding F0F1 ATP synthase subunit gamma: MPNLKAIRDRIKSVKNTRKITEAMRLVAAAKVRRAQEQVIATRPFADRLAQVLYGLQSRLRFEETDLPLLKQREVKTVALLVISGDRGLCGGYNTNVIRKAEIRAQELAAEGLNYRFILVGRKASQYFKRRDQPIEASFTGLEQIPIASEASTIADELLSLFLSDEVDRVELVYTRFVSLVSSRPVIQTLLPLDPQGLEVPDDEIFRLTTKGGVFKVERERMAGPAPAEFPQDMIFEQDPVQILDALLPLYLNNQILRALQESAASELAARMTAMNNASDNAKELAKTLNLTYNKARQAAITQEILEVVAGANSLN, from the coding sequence ATGCCTAACTTAAAAGCGATTCGAGACCGCATTAAGTCTGTAAAAAATACCCGTAAGATTACCGAGGCTATGCGCCTAGTGGCGGCCGCTAAGGTACGCCGTGCCCAGGAGCAGGTGATTGCTACCCGCCCCTTCGCCGATCGCTTAGCTCAGGTGCTCTACGGTCTGCAAAGCCGTCTCAGATTCGAAGAGACCGACCTGCCGCTGCTAAAGCAGCGTGAGGTGAAGACAGTGGCGCTGCTAGTGATCTCCGGCGATCGCGGCCTTTGCGGCGGCTACAACACCAACGTCATTCGCAAGGCTGAGATTCGAGCTCAGGAACTGGCTGCTGAAGGCTTAAACTACCGCTTTATTTTGGTGGGGCGCAAGGCCAGCCAGTACTTTAAGCGTCGCGACCAGCCTATTGAAGCCAGCTTCACTGGCCTAGAGCAAATTCCCATCGCGTCCGAAGCCTCGACCATTGCTGACGAGCTGCTGTCGCTGTTTCTGTCCGACGAAGTTGATCGGGTTGAGCTGGTTTACACCCGCTTTGTGTCGCTGGTCAGCTCTCGTCCGGTAATTCAAACCCTGCTGCCCCTAGACCCCCAAGGGCTAGAGGTACCTGACGACGAGATTTTCCGGCTCACCACGAAAGGTGGTGTCTTTAAGGTAGAGCGGGAGAGAATGGCAGGGCCAGCTCCGGCGGAGTTTCCCCAGGACATGATCTTCGAACAAGATCCAGTGCAAATTCTGGATGCGCTGCTGCCGCTGTACTTGAATAACCAGATCCTGCGAGCGCTGCAGGAGTCCGCTGCTAGCGAACTAGCGGCCCGGATGACCGCTATGAACAACGCCAGCGACAACGCCAAGGAGTTGGCTAAGACTCTGAACCTGACCTACAACAAGGCCCGTCAGGCCGCCATTACCCAGGAAATTCTTGAAGTAGTTGCTGGGGCTAACTCCCTCAACTAA
- the atpB gene encoding F0F1 ATP synthase subunit A, producing MALNMLMIHPLVLAKLEVGQHLYWQLGGLKLHGQVFLTSWFVIGALLLVSFLATRNIQRVPSGLQNFMEYALEFIRDLAKNQIGEKEYRPWVPFVGTLFLFIFVSNWSGALIPWKLIHLPSGELAAPTNDINTTVALALLTSLAYFYAGFSNRGLGYFAKYIEPTPILLPINILEDFTKPLSLSFRLFGNILADELVVAVLVLLVPLFVPLPVMVLGLFTSAIQALIFATLAAAYIGEAIEGHGGEEHG from the coding sequence ATGGCGCTCAATATGCTAATGATTCATCCCTTAGTCCTGGCAAAGCTAGAGGTTGGCCAGCATTTGTACTGGCAGCTCGGCGGCCTTAAACTCCACGGCCAGGTCTTTTTGACCTCCTGGTTTGTGATTGGCGCTCTGCTGTTGGTTTCATTTTTGGCCACCCGCAACATTCAGCGGGTACCTTCCGGCCTCCAGAACTTCATGGAGTACGCTCTAGAGTTTATCCGCGACCTAGCCAAAAACCAGATTGGCGAAAAAGAGTACCGGCCCTGGGTTCCCTTTGTGGGCACGCTGTTCCTGTTTATCTTTGTCTCCAATTGGTCGGGGGCGCTGATTCCTTGGAAGTTAATTCATCTGCCGTCGGGTGAGTTAGCTGCTCCAACTAACGACATCAATACCACCGTGGCCCTGGCGCTGTTGACGTCCTTAGCTTACTTTTATGCCGGGTTTAGCAATCGCGGGCTGGGGTATTTTGCCAAGTACATCGAACCCACTCCCATTCTGCTGCCCATCAATATTTTGGAAGATTTCACCAAGCCCCTCTCCCTAAGTTTCCGTCTGTTTGGAAACATCCTTGCTGATGAGCTGGTGGTCGCTGTGCTGGTCTTGCTGGTGCCTCTCTTCGTGCCGCTACCAGTGATGGTCTTAGGTTTGTTTACCAGTGCCATTCAGGCGCTGATCTTTGCAACCCTAGCAGCGGCCTACATCGGCGAGGCGATCGAGGGGCATGGTGGTGAAGAGCATGGATGA
- a CDS encoding F0F1 ATP synthase subunit B has product MTIGWLLAAEEGGFGVDFNILETNLINLVIIIGVLYYFGGKFLGKTLSTRQSAITTAIAEAEQRKKEAAAALAEQQQKLAQAQSEAKKILTEAQTSAERTREAILAQSQTDVERMRATAAQDLTSQEARVMRELQQRIAALAIERSEAALPGQLNDDLQRRLVDSSIALLQGE; this is encoded by the coding sequence ATGACTATTGGTTGGTTATTAGCGGCGGAAGAAGGTGGGTTTGGTGTGGATTTCAACATCCTAGAAACCAACCTAATTAATCTGGTCATTATCATTGGCGTGCTGTATTACTTTGGCGGCAAGTTTCTAGGGAAGACCCTATCAACTCGCCAATCGGCTATTACTACGGCGATCGCAGAGGCTGAGCAGCGCAAGAAGGAAGCCGCTGCCGCTTTGGCAGAGCAGCAGCAAAAGCTGGCTCAGGCTCAGTCAGAAGCCAAGAAAATTTTGACCGAGGCTCAAACCTCGGCGGAGCGAACTCGAGAGGCCATTTTGGCTCAGTCTCAAACCGATGTAGAACGGATGCGGGCTACCGCCGCCCAAGATCTAACCTCCCAAGAGGCGCGGGTGATGCGAGAGCTACAGCAGCGGATTGCGGCCCTGGCGATCGAGCGCAGTGAAGCCGCTCTACCCGGTCAGTTAAATGACGACTTGCAGCGGCGACTGGTCGATTCCAGCATTGCCCTGCTTCAAGGAGAATAG
- the atpA gene encoding F0F1 ATP synthase subunit alpha yields the protein MVSIRPDEISSIIKQQIEQYNQEVKVSNVGTVLQVGDGIARIYGLENAMSGELLEFEDGTVGIALNLEEDNVGAVLMGDGVNIREGSAVTATGKIASVPVGEAMLGRVVDALGRPIDGKGDVQTTETRLIESPAPGIIARKSVYEPMQTGITAIDAMIPIGRGQRELIIGDRQTGKTAIAIDTILNQKSEDVVCVYVAIGQKASSVAQIVDVLRDRGALDYTIVVTASANDPAPLQYLAPYTGASLAEYFMYKGKATLIIYDDLTKQAQAYRQMSLLLRRPPGREAYPGDVFYLHSRLLERAAKLSPELGEGSMTALPVIETQAGDVSAYIPTNVISITDGQIFLSSDLFNSGLRPAINAGISVSRVGSAAQIKAMKQVAGKVKLELAQFDELQAFSQFASDLDAATQKQLARGQRLRELLKQPQYSPLPVEEQVAIIYAGINGFMDEVPVEQVVAFSKSLRDYIRNNKPRFAELIRSEKKLGDESETLLKEAIAETKQAFLAAV from the coding sequence ATGGTTAGTATCAGACCTGACGAAATTAGCAGCATTATTAAGCAGCAAATCGAGCAGTACAACCAGGAGGTCAAGGTCTCCAATGTGGGTACAGTGCTGCAGGTGGGCGACGGGATCGCTCGCATCTACGGCCTCGAGAACGCCATGTCTGGCGAGTTGCTGGAGTTTGAAGACGGCACCGTAGGTATCGCCCTCAACCTGGAAGAAGACAACGTGGGCGCGGTGCTGATGGGCGACGGCGTCAACATTAGAGAAGGTAGCGCCGTTACCGCTACCGGCAAAATTGCATCGGTGCCCGTCGGTGAGGCTATGCTAGGCCGCGTGGTCGATGCTCTGGGTCGTCCCATTGACGGCAAAGGCGATGTGCAGACCACCGAAACCCGCCTCATTGAGTCTCCGGCCCCCGGCATCATTGCCCGGAAGTCGGTGTACGAGCCAATGCAGACCGGCATTACCGCCATCGACGCCATGATTCCCATCGGACGGGGCCAGCGCGAGCTGATCATTGGCGACCGTCAGACCGGCAAGACTGCGATCGCCATCGACACCATCCTCAACCAAAAGTCTGAGGACGTGGTGTGCGTCTATGTAGCGATTGGTCAGAAGGCCTCTTCCGTCGCTCAAATTGTGGACGTGTTGCGCGATCGCGGTGCCCTTGACTACACCATTGTGGTCACCGCCAGCGCCAACGACCCGGCACCGCTTCAGTATCTGGCTCCCTACACTGGCGCCAGCCTAGCCGAGTACTTCATGTACAAGGGCAAAGCTACTCTGATCATCTACGATGACCTGACCAAGCAGGCTCAAGCCTACCGCCAGATGTCGCTGCTGCTGCGCCGTCCGCCCGGTCGTGAAGCCTACCCTGGCGACGTGTTCTACCTGCACTCTCGCCTGCTAGAGCGGGCCGCTAAGCTCAGCCCCGAGCTGGGCGAGGGCAGCATGACCGCCCTGCCCGTGATTGAAACCCAGGCAGGCGACGTGTCAGCCTACATTCCTACCAACGTAATTTCGATTACCGACGGTCAGATCTTCCTGTCCTCTGACCTATTTAACTCAGGTCTGCGCCCTGCAATCAACGCCGGTATTTCGGTGTCTCGGGTAGGGTCTGCAGCCCAGATCAAGGCCATGAAGCAGGTGGCCGGTAAGGTGAAGCTGGAGCTGGCTCAGTTCGACGAACTTCAAGCCTTCTCTCAGTTTGCCTCTGACTTAGATGCCGCTACCCAGAAGCAGCTGGCGCGCGGTCAGCGCCTGCGGGAACTGCTGAAGCAGCCCCAGTACTCGCCCCTACCGGTGGAAGAGCAAGTGGCGATTATCTATGCCGGTATTAACGGCTTTATGGATGAGGTGCCTGTGGAGCAGGTGGTGGCTTTCTCGAAGTCTCTGCGTGACTATATCCGCAACAACAAGCCCAGGTTTGCGGAGCTGATTCGCAGCGAGAAGAAGCTTGGCGACGAGAGCGAGACCCTGCTCAAAGAAGCGATCGCTGAAACCAAACAAGCCTTTTTGGCGGCAGTCTAA
- the galE gene encoding UDP-glucose 4-epimerase GalE translates to MTTDLKTILVTGGAGYIGSHAVMALQQAGYRVLILDNLVYGHRDLVETALKAELIVGSTLDKALLKDVFNRYDISAVMHFSAYAYVGESVSDPSKYYENNVVGTLSLLDAMVEAGVKTFVFSSTCATYGVPQEMPITETHPQNPINPYGMTKLMVERILTDYDKAYDFKSVRFRYFNAAGAHPNGLLGEDHNPETHLIPLVLQTALGKRESISVFGTDYPTPDGTCVRDYIHVCDLADAHILGLEYLLKGGESAVFNLGNGSGFSVREVIDAAVRITGKSIPVVEVERRPGDPPALVGSSDRARSILGWNPQYVDIDTILTHAWAWHQKRHG, encoded by the coding sequence ATGACAACTGATCTAAAAACAATTTTGGTTACGGGAGGCGCTGGCTACATTGGCAGCCACGCGGTCATGGCGCTTCAGCAGGCTGGCTACAGAGTGCTAATTCTAGACAACTTGGTCTATGGCCATCGGGACCTAGTGGAGACGGCTCTGAAGGCTGAGCTAATTGTCGGCAGTACCCTAGACAAGGCGCTGCTCAAGGATGTCTTTAACCGCTATGACATCAGTGCAGTTATGCATTTCTCGGCCTACGCCTACGTTGGAGAGTCGGTAAGCGATCCCAGCAAATACTACGAAAACAACGTGGTTGGTACTCTATCGCTGCTCGATGCCATGGTGGAGGCAGGCGTCAAAACCTTTGTGTTCTCGTCTACCTGTGCCACCTACGGTGTACCTCAGGAGATGCCCATCACCGAGACCCATCCCCAAAACCCCATCAATCCCTATGGCATGACTAAGCTGATGGTGGAGCGAATTCTGACCGACTACGACAAGGCTTACGATTTCAAGTCAGTACGGTTTCGCTATTTCAATGCTGCTGGTGCCCATCCCAACGGCCTGCTGGGCGAAGACCATAACCCTGAAACTCACCTCATTCCCCTAGTGCTGCAAACTGCCTTGGGTAAGCGAGAGTCGATCAGCGTTTTTGGTACCGATTACCCTACCCCCGATGGCACTTGTGTGCGCGACTATATCCACGTCTGCGATCTGGCCGATGCACACATTCTGGGGTTGGAGTATTTGCTTAAGGGGGGTGAGAGCGCCGTTTTCAATCTTGGTAACGGCAGCGGTTTCTCGGTGCGGGAGGTGATCGATGCAGCTGTGCGGATCACTGGTAAGTCGATCCCGGTGGTCGAGGTGGAACGTCGCCCTGGCGATCCACCGGCGCTGGTTGGTAGCAGCGATCGCGCCCGCAGCATCTTAGGCTGGAACCCACAGTACGTTGACATTGACACCATCTTGACCCACGCCTGGGCTTGGCACCAAAAGCGCCACGGCTAG
- the atpH gene encoding ATP synthase F1 subunit delta: protein MNDTTLNSEIAAPYAKALMSVAADNNAIDQVGVEVADLLEVLDSSKELTGFLMSPLMSADAKKGVLRQVSEGKVSGFLLSFLLLLVDRSRVAFLKPILQQYQALLRERNNTVLADVTAAVELSDDQQNAIRDRVKAMTGANSVELSVTVDPSLIGGLIIKVGSQVIDASLRGQLRRIGMQLATSA from the coding sequence ATGAACGACACTACGCTGAATTCTGAAATTGCGGCCCCCTATGCCAAGGCGCTGATGTCGGTTGCCGCCGACAACAACGCTATTGACCAGGTGGGTGTCGAGGTAGCTGACCTGCTGGAGGTGCTGGACAGCTCCAAAGAGCTAACCGGCTTTTTAATGAGTCCGTTGATGTCTGCCGACGCTAAAAAGGGCGTACTACGCCAGGTTTCGGAAGGCAAAGTGAGCGGTTTTCTGCTGAGTTTTTTACTGCTGCTGGTTGACCGCAGCCGAGTAGCGTTCTTAAAGCCTATTCTTCAGCAGTACCAAGCCCTGCTGCGGGAGCGAAACAACACGGTTTTGGCCGATGTTACAGCGGCAGTTGAGCTGTCTGACGACCAGCAAAATGCTATTCGCGATCGCGTGAAGGCCATGACCGGTGCCAACAGTGTCGAGCTATCCGTAACTGTTGATCCATCTTTAATTGGTGGATTAATCATTAAGGTCGGCTCTCAGGTGATTGACGCTAGCCTGCGGGGCCAGCTACGCCGCATTGGCATGCAGCTAGCGACATCCGCCTAG
- the atpE gene encoding ATP synthase F0 subunit C: MDPIIAAASVIAAALAVGLAAIGPGIGQGNAAGQAVEGIARQPEAEGKIRGTLLLSLAFMEALTIYGLVVALVLLFANPFS, translated from the coding sequence ATGGATCCTATTATCGCTGCCGCTTCCGTAATTGCAGCTGCTCTAGCCGTTGGTCTGGCAGCTATCGGCCCTGGTATTGGTCAAGGTAATGCAGCTGGTCAAGCGGTAGAAGGTATTGCTCGCCAACCCGAGGCTGAAGGCAAGATTCGCGGCACCCTGCTGCTGAGCTTGGCATTCATGGAAGCACTGACCATCTACGGTCTAGTGGTAGCTCTGGTGCTGCTGTTTGCCAACCCCTTCTCGTAG